ATATCTATGCTGAGGAGCACTCCCAGAAAATTCTGTTTTGATTATAATACAATATAGTCATATCTTATTTGGGGATTAGATTTTTGAAAGACAGCATGCAATGCAAAAACTGACTAAATACAAAGCTAATTTTGAAAGCTTCCTAAGTGTTTAGTTTTCCTAACCCCTTAGGAAGGTGCCATGTTTAGATCACATACTTTTTCATTAACTCCAACAATGTCAGGTTCTCCTCTGGGGTAGAAGAAACGGTTTCTTCAATCAAGCACTAGATTAAGCAGCTGTCTGACTATCAAGATCCCTGTTGTCCCAAAACACTAGACTTAAACTCAGCCCAGGATGCAAGACTGAAGCTGAGAGGCCAACAGATTCAATGCTCCCACCTCATGCTAAATCTGGGGTCTGTATCACTGAATAGATGGAAATGAATcactctttccattttttaaaatatgttcaggCCAAGCACAAAATCCATTTTAATTAAACATGTATGATATTATCTCTACTCTGATGCTATGATAGGAGGTTCTTGCATTCAGCTTTTGTAAAACCTACATCCTGACACCCCTAAATCACTTTTTGTAAGCTGAAAGCTGAATTCAGACTTTTATAAAACAGTTGACAGTGAGCATTCCAAACTATCACATGAAGATGCAGGGTTCATCAgaatagctaaaatgaaaaataatggtaACAtgaaatgctggcaaggatgcagagaaactggatcactcacatATTGCTTGTGGGAAGATAAAATGACATAGCCACTCCAGAAAAAAATTGGGCAGTCcctttcaaaagtaaaaatgcaCTTAACATAAACGAGCATTtgtactcttgggcatttatctgaaagaaatgaagacttacTTTCACATagcaatagccaaaaactggaaactactCAAATTgccttcaatggatgaatggtAAAATATACTGTGGTATGTCTaacaaatggaatatttctcagcaatAAGACTGAACAAATCACTGAtccatgcaacaacttggatgaacctcaaaGAAATTATTCTGAGTGAAAAGAGCCAACCTCCAAAGCATACAgactgcatgatttcatttatctaacatctctgaaataacataattataaagatggaaaacagattagtggctgccagggaTTAGGGATGGAGAAGTGGAAATGGGTATAGCTGTAAAGAGGCAACACAAGAGTCTTGTGGTGATGGTACAGTTGAGTATTTTGATAGTGGTGGTGGAGGTTATATAAagctacacatgtgataaaattacATAGAgctatacacacgcacacataaatgaatatatgtataactagtGAAATCTAAATAAGCTCTATggattgtaccaatgtcaatttcttggttttgatattgtactatggTTATGCAAGATTTTAACAATGGATGCTAGGGCAAGGGTGCATGGAACTTCTCTAAACATTTCTCTGCAACCTCCCGTGAatccataattatttttatataaagttttttaaaactaatgGGAAATTTAAGAATGCAAAAGTTCTATGGCTGTGCTAGGAATAAGAAATGTAGGTCTCAAATACAAGACaatataaaatatctaaaaagaaagaaatctttaggTGTTTTGAAATCATGTATTCTGTAGCCTTAACTGATGATGATTGGACTTCAGCTATCATGTGTTCAAAAGTaaagggaagggacttccctggtggcacagtggttaagaatcaccctgccaatgcaggggacatggttcaatccctggtctgggaagattcccacgtgccgcagagcaactaagcccatgtgccacaatgacTAAagctgtgctctagaacccgcgagccacaactactgagcccacatgccacgactgctgaagccagcgcgcctagagcccatgctccgcaacaaaagaagccaccgcaatgagaagcccacacactgcaatgagtagcccccgcatgcagcaatgaagacccaatgcagccaaaaataaataaataaaagtaaagggaaaaaattaaattaaaaaaaattttcttagatAACAGCAAACCAAGAAATAGAAATTCTGTAACGGGACAAACATCTTGCTTTTTGAATATGCACCCCATCCTTAATAAATGTTTCAGCATGCACActcacatataaaatacatacttgtattgacacatacacactactatacataaaatagataactaataagaacctactgtatagcacagggaactctactcaatactctgtcatggcctatgtgggaaaagaatctaaaaaagagtggatatatgtataacagattcactttgctgtacacctaaaactaacacaacattgtaaatcgactataccccaataaaaattaaaaacaaaaatatgtatttgtgaCCTCCTAtactaagatatatatatatatacattttaagataaaaaccccacattaaaaaatatgaaataataaaaagaatgaaaaggacatGTATAAAATGCAACATTTATCcaaaattgtatttaaaagaaCAGGTGAAATCAggggttttatatttttcattttttaaaaaaattaatatttatttatttttggatgcattgcgtcttcgttgctgtgtgagggctttctctaattgcggcgagcaggggctactcttcgttgcagtgcgcgggcttctcattgcagtggcttctcctgttgcagagcatgggctctaggtgcccggctcagtagctgtggctcgcaggctcagtagttgtggcgcacggacttaattgctccacggcatgtgggatcttcccggaccaggacttgaacccatgtccctgcattggcaggcagattcttaactgctgtgccaccagaaaagtccctatttttcatttttaattttctaggagAACATCTTATTAGGTATTAGGTAAGTCTATTTTGCTTTCTCCAATTAAATTATAGTTTTCAGGAACACTATAAATGAAAGTAGGAGACTGCTTGTAATTAGTGAGGTTCTGACTGTTTTGTTGATAAATTTACATAGTAAAGGCTAATTCAACTGGCCTCCaaataaatttcaataaaattagaagtgaaattcAGAGTAAGACATATGCCAAATAAAATCAAATACTTTTTTGGTTTACAGTGTATTTTGTAAATTGGCTTTTATGCACCCCATCCACAAAAGCTATTCTACAGTTCTTTACTGGACAAGGAAAGCATACAGTACCATTTCtcctttgctttgttttaaaaagaaaaaaggctttaAACCTTCTTTCTGGGGTATGGTCTccagtttttaatatttaatctcTCCTGAATCTAGCAGCCCCAGTATTCCTAGCTATCTCACTTTACTACTAGGGccccaacatttgaaaagaagcTCACTTCTTCCTTTGTCTATACTGAGATGTGAGATCCACCAGATTTATGAACTTGTTCCATTCAAGGCAAAAATAGAGTGAAACTCAAGGACTGTATATCATACACTGTGTATGACATTTACCCAGGGATTAACTTGTAAGGTAAtggattcctttttaaaatttttataaatcttaAGTAATTATACAGTAAAACAATTTtttggtgtacagttctatgaattttaacacatgcaTAAATTCAAATCACtatcaccataatcaagatacagaacagtttcaaCACCCCCAAAACTCCTTCATGCTATTTATTTATAGTAACCTTCTCACCCACAACCCCTAGCAACTACTGATCTGTTTTCTATCTCTATAGTTTTATCTTTTGAGAATATAAGGGAACGTTTCAAGCCTAGATTTAGATGCTAAAGAATGTATTACAGCCTATATAAGAATAACTGATCTAGAAATGGGTCAGTTAGTTCTGCCCAAATTCTAAATAGTATTTCTAGTCACGTAAAATATATTAATGAGTACTGCTTCAGAAAGCAAGACAAAGAAATTTGTCACTAAGTCAGAATTAATGGTCCTGCTCTCTTCCTAATTCAAAGCATGAATATCATGAgtctccctggtggtctagtggtcagAATTCAGCACTCTCTCTCTCAAAGCATAAATgtcttaaaaataatgtttttactattattatcatcagttTGATTACCTTCATACTTAGAGCATCTGTTTTTTCAAAGcagcatttcatttttctctgacttactcctATATGTGCAGGCCTATCTATAGATAAACAGATTCATAGCTCTAATATGTTTGGCCCTCTTCTCCACTATCAGACTATCCTGCTCCCTGTCTCAAAACCCAAATATACTGCTCCCATCCCAATCACTTCTATTCATTATTGTTACCACtgcttctaatttttttccccctttttttgtcCATGCCATGCGTGttatatgggatcttagttccctgatcagggatcgaacctgcgctcctgcagtggaagcacgaagtcttaacccctggaccaccagggaagtctctaccaCTACTTCTAGAGGAGCAGGCCTCGACTACCAGTTCTCAGGCTGGATCTGGCCTAaggacatattttatgattctagcaaatgtttttaaaatgaggaaataaaaagggAATTTCCAGCTTCTCCTgaatactatattatatactcCTGATATTATATCTAGCAATCCTGGGATCCTACTGCCACAAGACAACAATTTATTGGAGATGAAGCTACCTGCCTTTAAAAGGGCATGAGTTTTTCAGGTCACCACTGTCCCCTCCAATACCTACAGTCCTGCACCAACTCATCATTTTGGTTTGCAAACCTGCACTATAGACTATAAATTCCTTGCAAGCAGAGCATGTCCAGGTTTTATTCATCAAATTGTAACACCTATCACATGACCAGTACCAAACAGGCATTCAatgctgagtaaatgaatgacaTGGGTCActttaaaatcaaaataacaacACAACAACAAGAAACCCTTAGTCTGTCACTTCTGGGCATCCGGCATTCTGGGAGCATGTTGATGTGTTTTAGACATCAGTAGTCAGAGTGCTGATTTCTCTTATAGAAAAGCACAATCAGCACATATTATATTCAGgttttgaggctttttttttttgaagtttttcctAGTTTCCTACCAACTGGAGGCAAAACACCAAATAAGGAGTCAGGAAACCTAAGCTGTAGGTATATCTATCTCTACCTCTAACTAGCCAGTTGGAATTTCctgatcagtttcctcatcaataacAATGAGGAACTGAAATATATGATCTTTTCAAGGCACAAAACTTTATGTTCTAATCTCTGTTTTCTACTGGGTTATTCTCACATTGCTTGAAGCTTAAAAGGTTATCTCTTTTTGCTGCTAAAGATCCTTGAGAACCAAGGGGGCAGGAGGAAAAAAGGCTACCTCTGAGTTAAGGACTGTTCTGTATCCCTGAAGGTACCAAAAAGCCAATCTCAGCATAATCAAGGTTTTCTTCCTAAGGGATTGTATTTTCATCCTCTCCTTCCTGTTCTAAATTTACTATTTAGATTACTGCTTTCTAGATGGCAAAAACTGTTCTTTCTCAATATATTCTATCTCTATGTATCTGTAACTCAAAACAAAGTGCTAATCACAGAAcgtatttcagaattttaaaaaataattatgcctctttttaatttcctcattttgtaAACATCTGCCTCAGTGTTTGCCTCTTCTTTTATTACCTAAGCAACTGTATTTCCTTCATGATTCTTTCTGTGCTCTCTAAATTCCTCAAAGCCACTGGTTACTCTTAGTTATACTAAGttccaaaagaaaaaacctaTAAATGTGATACGTACAGTCATACAAAGGAGAATGAAAATGCAGGACTCCTCAACTCTTAACTTATTAAAAAGTAAGCTATTTTTACAATTTCCTGGAGAACAAAGTTCAAATTCCAGAACAAACAgctattcaaaataataaatcagtGTAAATAAAAATCCAGTGCCACAATTTTGATCTTCCCATAGGGGAACAGTTAATGGCATTCTCTGGAATGATATTTTATTAATCACTCTTATCACACTTACGAGAAAGCTCTAATTTACTTAGTAATTTAGTTTCCATAGTCTCTTCAATCTTGATTTCTTTACTGAGACTTCCCCATGTTAAGTAACACATCATCCTATTAGCCCTTTTTGGTGATATGAACAGTCCCggtaaaaaaggaaaagcaagacACATAAAAAAGCAACGATGCATTCATTAAGTATTTGTAAGCAGAGAATTATCCATATAGCAGGAGTGGGACCCCAGAACACTCAGAGACAAATCTGTTTAGGTGCAAAGCAGTATCTCTCAACCATTTTTGGCCGTAAACCAACTGAGGAAAAGTATAACTATTATTTCatcagtagtagtggctcactAGCAGTTTGAGGAGGTAGAAAGGGGGTCACTTATAGGGTGTAGGGGTGTGGAGGGGGTGTATATGATTTCAGTAATACAGTTGGGAATCCCTTCCACCCTTCCCTGAATATTATGATATAGCCCTTAAACGTCCCTCACCACACACCTTGCCCTGACATTTACCCTATTGGGAACCCCCTAGTGCTAGGAAGATGAGAGAAAGTTTAGCTGTTTAAACTTCAAGAGACAGTCACCTAAATTGATCACTACCAGAATGAAGAATTCTATTATATTCCCAGTGTTggtcattcctgatattggtaattttacTGTTTCTCAGTTGTTaggaaagttaaaaaacaaaacaaaaaacctcaaaacCTTACGGGGCCTTCTGTTGTGCTCATGCAGAAAGAGGGGGAAATCTGTAGAATTTACACCCTATTTCCTACGGGATAAACTTTAAACTCTTACAGCAACTAAGGAATttggtcgggcttccctggtggcgcagtggttgagaatctgccggccaatgcagggcacacgggttcgacccctgatctgggaagatcccacatgccgcggagtaactgggcccgtgagccacagctactgagcctgcgcatctggagcctgtgctccacaacaagagaggcggcgatagtaagaggcccgcgcaccgcgatgaagagtggcccccacttgccgcaactagagaaagccctcgcacagaaacgaagacccaacacagccataaataaataaataaaaattaaaaaaaaaaaaaaagaagttggtcAACAACCTTTAATTTGGTCACAACCTTTCTTTCAGCACCATTTTCCAAAATCAGGCCCCACAATGACTGCTTCAGGCACTTTGAACATTGTATGTACTGTCTTGTATCTTCCTGTACTTTGCTGCTTCAGTGCATTTTCACCTGGTGTTTTGTGCATTCTGGAACTCTACTTACCCACTTCATGAAATCTTGTAATTCAACAACAGCAAATGCCAAGCTTGACTCTCACAAGTTGTTCTTGTGGGCGGGAATTGGCTTTAATCATATGAGGCCCTTTGAACCCTGTCACTTAGCCTGCTCATTAATGTTTGAATGAATTAACCCTGTTCCATTCACCAGAAGGCTAGATGAGGGCTCTTGGTATAAGGGTAGGGGTAGAAATGGACCAGGAAACATGGAGCTAGAAATCTCAGTCTaacaaaaaatgaaaggaaaattctGAAATAAGGCTGGGCTCATGTCTTCACACTAGCCAGTCTTCTAAAAAATGTGCATCTGAGTATTATTAGGCAAGTACCAAGGTACCCCTAAACTCAGAGTTTTGTTTGCTATGACACAACAATGTTTACTGGATGGGTTGCCTTTCCCTGCTCACTTCAGAATACTGATCAATTATGATTGCTCTAATGTAATCATTCTGGCTGAAGCTCATTTTAGTAGAACAGAAAACTTACTTCGGATTATCTCCCATAAAATGATTTCCAGTACATTAAATAATGGTTCCTTCTAACACTACACACACTGTCGAAAGGATTCATAAACGTACAATAAACCTAACAGcataataaattaaatacacTACCTGAAAGAGTAACGATTCCCCTGGGTTGAGGTTGAAACCGCAAGTATTTGTTACAAAAGTCGGCAGATTCAagggccaaaaacaaaacattgcCCAAAAAGTAACCGGCTGTTTGGCCCACTGAATTGCAAGTAGAAGCGTAACCCACGTTTTCCCGGGATAACATAGTTAACGCCCAACCATCCACAGCGATGTCTTGAGTAGCTGCCAGGAATTCAAACAAAAAGAATGTCACTGTGAGAGCAACCACATCGGGGGTTCTGCCATCTGTATTTCCGAGCAAATGGTCCACTTGAgtagagagatatatcatgaaGAGTCCCAGTATATACTGTGTAGGGACAAGCCAAGATTTGCGACGACCGAAGTTCCTAAAGTAAACCGCATCAACCAAAGGGGCCCATAGCAATTTGAGACTGAAGGGCCAAAAGACAAAACTGAAGAAAGCTTGATCTGTATAGCTAACATTTTTGCTCTGTAAAATGAGTGGGATGCTTCCCGCCAGGCCCAGTGGAATGCCCTGAAGCACGTAAAGAAAGAGCAACAGCAAAATGCTGCTTAATTCCGCCCGGCAGCTCCGTGGGGGTTTTGAGAAGTCACTAGCGCCGATATCCCGCAGAAGAGCTTCTTTGTCCCCTTCCCCGCCAACCAAGTCCGGATAATTATCCCAGGCGCCCGGCGGCAGAGGACCGCTCTTCATATCTAGAGAGTGGTTAAAAGTCCCTGGCCGTCGTTGCCGACTGCTGTCCTTGTGGGAGATGGTGGGTGACATATCAGAGACGATGCAGAGCCCCGTCTGCAGGAGGCCAGGGCTTAGCGTCTTGGATCCGTCTAGTCCCAGGTCCAAGGCTGTCGCTATGGACCAGGGTCTCGATGGCTCAGGGAGGGGGACACGGCACGGGTTGATAAGGGCACTTCTTACAGTGGCCCGGAGTGCTGAAGGCGGGAGCCAGTCGCCCGGCGGGAGGCCCTGGCGATGCCCAGGTAGATGCCCCTTGGAGCGGCGTCAAGGAGCCTGAAGGAGCCCCCCGGGCAGCCGCGCCGGGgtctgggctggaggagggggccgTGGTGCTGCGATGGAAACGGGCCCCTAGCTGCGGCGAGACCAAACAGCCAGTCCGCCGACCCACCACCTGCTCTACCCGCCACCAATGCGGCAGCCAGTACTTTCTCCACGGGACTCCAGAAATACCAGATAACTTCCTGTCTCGCGCTTCAGGAAGTGGTCCTAGTCTCAAATGAGTCCTCAGCCCGCCTCCAGAGCAAGCCAATCTGGAAACGCTCTCCTGGCCAAGTTCGGAAACAACGCTCGGTAGGAACCCGCAGCCCCAGCGGCTGGGACCTCATGGGAGGATTAATGCGGCCGCACCGTGCGGCCGGGGCGGGGCGTTGCGCGAGCTCCGGCTCTGTGAGCACATGCAGCGGCCTGGAAAGCGTGGGGCTCCGTCATTGGGCCCCTGCGGCCACGTGATGGCGGATTCCGCTAGGTCGGCCCCCACCGCCGAAGGTTAATACGGTTCAACCTTACAAGCCCGGGCGATGCTGTGAGGGCTCGTCACTAGGCTTGGTTGGGTAATACCCAAGCTCCAGGCTGGGAATTTTGTGATGCTCCTGCTTTCGTGGGCCgggcagaaagagaggaaggggatTGAAGTTTACGGAATTCCCTAATCAGCCGGCAGGGGCGCTTTGTGCCCCCAAAAGGGTAAAAAAGTCCTGGCTAAAAGGTGAAGCGCGTCCCTTACAGTGCCTACTTATTCATGGAATGAATGAAACTGCTTAAGAAGCGCTAGGTTTCTTTGTAGTCCGTTTTTCCAAAGTGGTGAAAGAAGTGTAGGGGAACTGGTGTCTGCGTAACAAACTAGTTACATTGGGTAGATTGGAATAAGACTCGTTACATCCCTCTATTTTTGAGCTATTGTTAAAGGTCTTGTAAGGGCCAAATATTAAAATTGTGTTTCATGTTAACAGGTGTGAGTTATTGAAATGACCCTGCAGAGAACTTAACCTTGAGTAACCAGTATCGtaatttgtaatgtatagaaaataCGTTACCTATACaagttacatatatacatatatctgtatatatgttgCTTTCCATTGGGTAAttaaatactaaaaacaaaaacttaaaaccTATAATTAAAGTTAGGgcgttccctggcggtccagtggttagggtagggccctttcactgcggtggcccaggttcaacccctggttggggagctaagatcccggaagacgcgcagtgtggccaaaccaccccccccaaaacaaaaaactgtaattaaagttaaacctcacaccatttaaaaggtaaaacatGTTATAGCTGGCCTCTTACAAATATAAGTGCAAATGTTGAAATAACTGTTCATCTCAAAATTTTTCGGAAAAAAAGATTAGCTTCCTGAAGATGGACATTAAAATTTGAATACAATATTGTATCTTGATCAATAACTCCAGAACTTGAATAGAGAGTTCTTGTATTTTATACATGAAAGTGCCATCAAGCCTCACATTCAGTCATGAATTACCCATACTGGTTAAGGATACCACCTACATTGTTAGttcaatgagaaagaaagaaaaagaagtaggaagggaaagcaagatcattttagGCTTCTATTTTCTTGAACTCCCATAGCCAATTAATTGGTCACCTGTCAAACTTCTTGAAATATATCCTCATGACCCATTTTATGAAGAGTTTCCTGGCTATTCCTAATCTCTAGAAAATGTGGTTATTCTGAACTGTTATCACTTTGCTTTAAAGcttgcatttataatttttttcctgacttCTTTCTCTAAACTCATTTATGTCAGGGCCTATGTTGTCTTCATGTTTGATTTTATAGTGGCCAATACAGTGCTGACACATGGTAGGtatccagtaaatatttgtcaagtgaATTGTGTCATAAGGTATCAGAGGCTGAATTAATAATGTGGCCTTTTCAGAAATTGGCAGTATGACCAGGGATAAATTTCTTCATGTTTattttcagtttccacatctatcaATTGGGAATGTGCTGTATTATTTATCTTCAGCAAAGAGATGTTGAATGATTAACAaagtcatttaaaacaaaaatgaagtgcTGGAGAAATGATAATGAATTAGATTATggaacttggaaaaaaaatttgaatacaAAATGTTACACACTTATTAAATGTAACCTAGAGCTTACACAGGAAACCAAACTATACAAATAGCACATTTCTGAAAACTAACATTATGCAATGTTTCAGGAAAGTTTTTGCAGGGATGGTAGTTCTTAAGTTTCATTTGTGGGCATCAAAGGTGTATTCACTTgctgagaaattttttaaatacatattcatAGTAAGTGACaagtaaatacttgctgaatgatgAATTATGTAATAGAAAGTTTAATACTAAGCTATGTAAATATGTAAGtgaaaattatttgtatttcaaGACTAATTTTATAGCATATTACAAATTCCCATTCATATTGTCAGCATCCATTTAGATTTAAATATTGCAAAAtagccttttgtgtgtgtgtgcttttttatCTTGCCTGTAAGATCTTGGTATAGTCATGAGTAAATTCTATTCAATTTTTATATGGTTAGAGaatttcttcaattattttttaagataggATGTATAGGTAAATTGAATCTTTGCTTGTTCAAAAATTGTAGTTGTTGACTTCCAACTTCTATTACTGATAAGAAAGAAATATTcatcttattttgtttcttttgtaaatAGCTTGTTCTTTCTGTCTGatgctttaagatttttttcttaatttctagatgtgccttttaaaaaataaatattaatcctTCCTGGTTATATTCATTATCTATTGCTGAGTAACATATTACTTCAAAGCTTAGCACTTTAAAAGAGCAAACATTTTATCTCACAGTTGTTGGTTAGAATTCAGAAATGGCTTAGCTGAGTGGTTCTGCCTTGGtatctctcatgaggttgcagtgaGATATCAGCTGGGGCTTCAGTCATCTGAacgcttgactggggctggagaatccacttccaagatggcacactcacatggctgttggaaggaggcctcagttccttgccatgtgagTCTCCCTGTAGAGCTGATTAGTTTTCCAACATGGCAGTTGGCTTCCTCCAGAGCAGGTGATCTAAGAGAAAGAGCAAGGAAGAAGTTACAATTCTTTTATGACACAGTCTCAAAAGTCACATActgtcactttatttatttatttttttaaaatctccaccATATTCCTTTCatcagaagcaagtcactaagtccagcctaCACTCAAGGGAAGGAGAATAAAGCTCCACCTCTTGAAGGGAGGAGTATCAAAGGATTTGTAAACATAGTTTAATACTATCACACTGGGTATCAGTGAATCATTTCAATCTGAAGATAAAAATCTTTTTCCAGTTCAGCaaagttttcttctattattaaaaaaagaattacatgtaATAATTTACTTGTAgatttttaagggtttttaaaattgagaCATTTTCAGGAAGGAAAGGTGCAATTTTGGCTTAACTCAGATGTAGGTGCCAATGGAAGGACTTTGCTATATTATAAATCATTTGAATTACAATCTGCTATTGTATTTGTCATCTAACCCCTAAATCCATAGGTTACTATTAGAGTTAATACTAACTATAGTTATAAATATGGTTATATATCAATTTATAACTATagttatattattattgttaatattacTAACCCCAACACACCTACTCTGTATCTCTGATACTGATATTACTACTGTTACTGATGTTTCCTAGAGCCTCAAAGAAACTCCAGGGATgtcaaggataaaaaaaaaaagccataggggcttccctggtggcgcagtggttgagaatccacctgccaatgcaggggacacgggttcgagccctggtctgggaagatcccacat
Above is a window of Eschrichtius robustus isolate mEscRob2 chromosome 6, mEscRob2.pri, whole genome shotgun sequence DNA encoding:
- the SLC33A1 gene encoding acetyl-coenzyme A transporter 1 isoform X2, with amino-acid sequence MSPTISHKDSSRQRRPGTFNHSLDMKSGPLPPGAWDNYPDLVGGEGDKEALLRDIGASDFSKPPRSCRAELSSILLLLFLYVLQGIPLGLAGSIPLILQSKNVSYTDQAFFSFVFWPFSLKLLWAPLVDAVYFRNFGRRKSWLVPTQYILGLFMIYLSTQVDHLLGNTDGRTPDVVALTVTFFLFEFLAATQDIAVDGWALTMLSRENVGYASTCNSVGQTAGYFLGNVLFLALESADFCNKYLRFQPQPRGIVTLSDWFFSSRCSNRTEIGRRGSTQRTFSLIGSSNGSFANNIASDYQQIYCRSPATKHILQSHALQVTLYSMYVSIMAFNAKVSDPLIGGTYMTLLNTVSNLGGNWPSTVALWLVDPLTVKECVGASNQNCRTHDAVELCKKLGGSCVTALDGYYVESIICVFIGFGWWFFLGPKLKKLQDKGPSSWKCKRSK